The following are encoded together in the Brassica napus cultivar Da-Ae chromosome A9, Da-Ae, whole genome shotgun sequence genome:
- the LOC106368097 gene encoding transcription factor bHLH61-like, producing the protein MVSKEYKRDSSLREKFQLLRSITNSHAESETSIIEDASKYIKKLKHKVEKINNETTSEQYFCDPTDPMVTVETLEKGFMIKVMSSKNEPGMLVCVLEVFEDLGLEVVEARVSCKDSFSLHAIGISNNDDCESMDGEAVKQAVAVAVSTWSDSQDPKG; encoded by the exons ATGGTTTCGAAGGAATACAAGAGAGATTCCTCTCTGCGTGAGAAGTTTCAATTGCTTCGCTCAATCACTAACTCACATGCT GAGAGCGAAACATCGATCATAGAGGATGCatcaaaatatatcaaaaagcTTAAGCATAAAGTAGAAAAAATCAACAATGAGACCACGTCTGAGCAATATTTCTGTGATCCTACCGACCCTATG GTTACAGTGGAAACCCTAGAGAAGGGATTCATGATAAAGGTAATGTCAAGTAAGAATGAGCCAGGCATGTTGGTTTGTGTTCTTGAAGTCTTTGAAGATCTTGGTCTTGAGGTTGTTGAAGCTAGGGTTTCATGTAAGGACTCATTTAGCTTGCATGCCATTGGAATATCAAAT AATGATGATTGTGAAAGCATGGATGGTGAAGCAGTGAAACAGGCAGTTGCAGTAGCAGTCAGTACCTGGAGTGATAGCCAGGATCCAAAAGGGTAA
- the LOC106368096 gene encoding BTB/POZ domain-containing protein At3g56230, with protein MDCSICTTMPSILRPPRNTICGSCYEGARTTIALLKKLEGANEDQDHDKSTDKSTVNNCSSLSSSPLFSREPQPLQKVIKWIKNMKETEEEQKKRIVFLSSFVSGFKEQLHTDILLKPGDDGPHIPAHRALLASKSEIFKNILDSDDCKTAPEYAITLQELNSEELQALLEFLYTGTLASDKLEKHVYALFVAADKYMIHYLQEFCEQYMLSSLEISSALDVLDVSDLASSKTLKEAALGFVVRNMDDIVFSDNYEAFSQKNQHLCVQITRAFLMEMRSRRRD; from the exons ATGGATTGCTCAATATGCACCACAATGCCATCTATTCTACGACCGCCGAGGAACACGATATGCGGATCATGCTACGAAGGGGCTCGAACCACTATCGCGCTGCTCAAGAAGCTTGAGGGCGCGAACGAAGATCAAGATCATGACAAATCAACCGATAAGTCCACCGTCAACAATTGctcctctctttcttcttctcctttgttTTCTCGCGAG CCGCAACCATTACAAAAGGTGATCAAATGGAtaaaaaacatgaaagaaaCAGAAGAGGAACAGAAGAAGAGAATAGTCTTCTTGAGCAGCTTTGTTTCGGGATTCAAAGAACAACTTCATACTGATATTCTTCTAAAACCTGGCGATGATGGACCTCATATTCCTGCACATAGAGCTTTGTTG GCTTCAAAATCCGAGATCTTCAAGAATATTTTAGATTCAGACGATTGCAAAACCGCTCCAGAATACGCCATAACTCTGCAAGAACTAAACTCAGAGGAACTTCAAGCTCTCTTGGAGTTTTTATACACCGGCACATTGGCTTCAGATAAGTTGGAGAAGCATGTGTATGCCTTGTTTGTTGCAGCCGATAAGTACATGATTCATTACTTGCAAGAGTTCTGCGAGCAATATATGCTTAGTTCCTTGGAAATATCTAGCGCTCTTGATGTTCTTGACGTCTCGGATCTTGCTTCGAGCAAGACGTTAAAGGAAGCTGCTCTAGGTTTTGTGGTGCGAAACATGGACGACATTGTTTTCTCAGATAACTACGAAGCTTTTTCTCAGAAAAACCAGCATTTATGCGTTCAAATTACTAGGGCGTTCTTGATGGAAATGAGAAGCAGGAGACGTGATTAA
- the LOC106368095 gene encoding copper transport protein CCH, which translates to MSQTVVLKVGMSCQGCVGAVNRVLGKMEGVESFDIDIKEQKVTVKGNVEPEAVFQTVSKTGKKTSYWPVEAEAEPKSVAEPKAEVETKTEVKVDAKADAEPKLAEA; encoded by the exons ATGTCTCag ACCGTTGTCCTCAAAGTTGGTATGTCATGCCAAGGCTGCGTTGGAGCCGTCAACAGAGTCTTGGGGAAAATGGAAG GGGTTGAGTCATTTGACATTGATATAAAAGAGCAAAAAGTGACAGTGAAAGGTAATGTTGAACCTGAAGCAGTTTTTCAAACAGTTTCAAAGACTGGAAAAAAGACTTCTTACTGGCCTGTGGAAGCTGAGGCTGAGCCAAAATCTGTGGCCGAGCCTAAGGCTGAGGTTGAGACTAAGACTGAGGTTAAGGTTGATGCAAAGGCTGATGCTGAACCAAAACTCGCAGAAGCTTAG